One segment of Podospora pseudopauciseta strain CBS 411.78 chromosome 5 map unlocalized CBS411.78m_5.2, whole genome shotgun sequence DNA contains the following:
- a CDS encoding uncharacterized protein (COG:S; EggNog:ENOG503PC1B), whose translation MLTGRGCYDDPGDEGFIAPSSPDGSYDDKGYDKHAKEDDYFSTSRNGKVGKRCNVIHDACWPLLEEALSPGPVPLDTVFQILESFREGRGATRSSGLIHGGLTMMSISPGK comes from the coding sequence ATGCTGACAGGACGCGGCTGTTATGATGATCCCGGTGATGAGGGCTTCATTGCTCCCTCTAGCCCCGACGGTTCCTACGACGATAAGGGGTATGACAAACACGCAAAAGAGGACGACTACTTCTCAACATCCAGAAACGGTAAGGTCGGCAAGCGCTGCAATGTCATCCACGATGCTTGTTGGCCACTACTGGAGGAAGCCTTGTCCCCAGGCCCGGTTCCGCTCGACACAGTGTTTCAAATCCTAGAGTCTTTTCgcgaggggaggggagccaCCAGGTCGAGTGGGCTGATACATGGAGgtttgacgatgatgagtaTTTCCCCTGGGAAATGA